A single genomic interval of Streptomyces graminofaciens harbors:
- a CDS encoding ATP-binding protein: MRRRLIQSTLAVVLVVIAVFGVSLVIVETRTISNSAQERVDSEAVQLASIVDSRILGDEQVTASVLEDQVGDARYAHIVIPGRAPIEIGEKPTGEVIRHTATGEKGETVVVEESRSTVSEEVGRTLMIIAAVALLAVIAAVLLAVRQANRLASPLTDLAETAERLGSGDPRPRHKRYGVPELDRVADVLDSSAERIGRMLTAERRLAADASHQLRTPLTALSMRLEEITLTDDPATVKEEAVIALTQVERLTDVVERLLTNSRDPRNGSAVAFELDEVIKQQLEEWRPAYRSAGRAIVSSGKRHLQAVGTPGAVAQVLAALIENSLMHGGGTVALRTRVTGNQAVIEVTDEGPGVPADLGARIFERAISGRNSTGIGLAVARDLAEADGGRLEMLQAQPPVFGMFLSRTPVKQPPPEDRPVR, from the coding sequence GTGCGTCGCCGTCTCATCCAGTCCACCCTCGCCGTGGTGCTCGTCGTCATCGCCGTCTTCGGGGTCTCCCTCGTCATCGTCGAGACCCGCACGATCAGCAACAGCGCCCAGGAACGCGTCGATTCCGAGGCCGTACAGCTGGCGAGCATCGTGGACAGCCGCATCCTCGGCGACGAGCAGGTCACGGCCTCCGTCCTCGAGGACCAGGTCGGCGACGCGCGCTACGCCCACATCGTGATCCCCGGCCGAGCCCCGATCGAGATCGGCGAGAAGCCGACCGGCGAGGTCATCCGCCACACGGCCACCGGCGAGAAGGGCGAGACGGTCGTCGTCGAGGAGTCCCGCTCGACCGTGAGCGAGGAAGTCGGCCGTACGTTGATGATCATCGCGGCGGTCGCCCTGCTCGCCGTCATCGCGGCCGTCCTCCTCGCCGTACGCCAGGCCAACCGCCTCGCCTCCCCCCTCACCGACCTCGCCGAGACCGCCGAACGCCTCGGCTCCGGCGACCCGCGCCCCCGCCACAAGCGGTACGGCGTCCCGGAGCTGGACCGGGTCGCGGATGTGCTGGACTCCTCCGCCGAGCGCATCGGCCGCATGCTGACCGCCGAGCGGCGCCTCGCGGCGGACGCCTCCCACCAGCTGCGCACCCCGCTGACGGCCCTCTCCATGCGGCTGGAGGAGATCACCCTCACCGACGATCCGGCCACGGTGAAGGAGGAGGCGGTCATCGCGCTCACTCAGGTCGAGCGGCTGACGGACGTCGTGGAGCGGCTGCTCACCAACTCGCGCGACCCGCGCAACGGCTCGGCCGTCGCGTTCGAGCTCGACGAGGTCATCAAACAGCAGCTGGAGGAGTGGCGCCCGGCCTACCGCAGCGCCGGCCGCGCCATCGTCAGCTCGGGAAAGCGGCATCTGCAGGCCGTGGGTACGCCGGGCGCGGTCGCGCAGGTGCTGGCCGCGCTGATCGAGAACTCGCTGATGCACGGCGGCGGCACGGTGGCGTTGCGTACACGCGTGACCGGGAACCAGGCAGTGATCGAAGTCACGGACGAGGGGCCCGGTGTCCCGGCCGACCTCGGGGCGCGGATCTTCGAGCGGGCGATCAGCGGACGCAACTCGACGGGCATCGGGCTCGCCGTCGCCCGTGACCTCGCGGAGGCGGACGGGGGGCGAT
- a CDS encoding response regulator transcription factor, which yields MTRVLLAEDDASISEPLARALRREGYEVEVREDGPTALDAGMQGGVDLVVLDLGLPGMDGLEVARRLRAEGHTVPILILTARADEVDTVVGLDAGADDYVTKPFRLAELLARVRALLRRGATEPQQPPATHGVRIDVESHRAWMGEEELQLTAKEFDLLRVLVRDAGRVVTRDQLMREVWDTTWWSSTKTLDMHISWLRKKLGDDAANPRYIATVRGVGFRFEKN from the coding sequence ATGACCCGTGTACTGCTCGCCGAGGACGACGCGTCCATCTCGGAGCCGCTGGCCCGCGCACTGCGCCGGGAGGGGTACGAGGTGGAGGTCCGTGAGGACGGCCCCACCGCGCTGGACGCCGGAATGCAGGGTGGCGTCGACCTGGTCGTCCTGGACCTGGGGTTGCCCGGCATGGACGGCCTGGAGGTGGCCCGCCGGCTGCGCGCCGAGGGGCACACCGTGCCGATCCTCATCCTGACCGCGCGCGCCGACGAGGTGGACACCGTCGTCGGCCTCGACGCGGGCGCCGACGACTACGTCACCAAGCCGTTCCGGCTCGCCGAACTGCTGGCCCGCGTCCGGGCCCTGCTGCGGCGCGGCGCCACCGAGCCCCAGCAGCCGCCCGCCACGCACGGCGTGCGCATCGACGTCGAGTCCCACCGCGCGTGGATGGGCGAGGAGGAACTCCAGCTCACGGCCAAGGAGTTCGACCTGCTGCGGGTGCTGGTGCGCGACGCCGGCCGGGTCGTCACCCGCGACCAGCTGATGCGCGAGGTCTGGGACACGACGTGGTGGTCCTCCACCAAGACCCTGGACATGCACATCTCCTGGCTCCGCAAGAAGCTCGGCGACGACGCGGCGAACCCGCGGTACATCGCGACGGTGCGAGGAGTGGGCTTCCGCTTCGAGAAGAACTGA